One Brachybacterium aquaticum genomic region harbors:
- a CDS encoding MarR family winged helix-turn-helix transcriptional regulator: MSRGGHREGEAPADGAGPAGTSADRARADEPAAADGVAELAAEMQRVLLVSSRILRSHTASQDVSAPQFSVLAYLHRAGESTPGSLADFEHVSPPVMTRMLGRLEEAGLVRRSAHPGDGRQVLVALTDAGRAAVLAGREERDAWLRSRLGEVTEADREQLRAATALLRRTLIAPRD, from the coding sequence GTGAGCCGGGGCGGGCACCGGGAAGGGGAGGCGCCGGCCGACGGGGCCGGGCCCGCGGGCACGTCGGCCGACCGGGCTCGGGCCGACGAGCCGGCGGCCGCCGACGGGGTCGCGGAGCTCGCGGCGGAGATGCAGCGGGTGCTGCTGGTGTCCTCGCGGATCCTGCGCTCGCACACCGCCTCGCAGGACGTCTCCGCCCCCCAGTTCTCGGTGCTCGCCTACCTCCACCGCGCCGGGGAGTCGACGCCCGGCTCCCTCGCCGACTTCGAGCACGTCTCCCCACCCGTCATGACGAGGATGCTCGGACGGCTCGAGGAGGCCGGACTCGTGCGGCGCAGCGCCCACCCCGGCGACGGCCGACAGGTGCTGGTCGCCCTCACCGATGCCGGACGGGCCGCCGTGCTCGCCGGCCGCGAGGAGCGCGACGCCTGGCTGCGCTCCCGCCTCGGGGAGGTCACCGAGGCCGATCGCGAACAGCTGCGCGCGGCGACCGCACTGCTGCGCCGCACCCTCATCGCGCCGCGGGACTGA
- a CDS encoding NCS2 family permease, whose product MQQADPSPSSGAQATATAPRSSLDRFFHISERGSTVPREIRGGLVTFFSMCYIVVLNPLIIGTVPDSTGMYLGGGTEPNLPAVAAGTALIAGILSIFMGAWAKFPLALAAGLGLNAYLAYSVVPLPGMTWGGAMGLVVIEGVVILILVLTGFRKAVFDAVPPFLKTAIAVGIGLFIAFLGLYNARFVTTAGGTPVQLGNDGSLTGWPTLVFVLGLVLMFVLWVRKVPGAILISIVTATMLSIILERVLHLGAHASVDENGPGNPGGWAMNVPTVSEFPIQVPDFATLFTVDPIGGITAAGVIGASVIVFSLLLADFFDTMGTMVGVASGADLVDETGDIPYSQRILVVDSAAAIAGGIGGVSSNTSFVESTSGVAEGARTGLASVVVGILFLLSTFLSPLVAMVPYEAATPALVMVGFLMMTQITDIDFTDVEVAIPAFLTIILMPFAYSITVGMGAGFIMYVLIKLVRGKARSIHWLMYVIALMFVAYFLRGAVEGLLL is encoded by the coding sequence ATGCAGCAGGCTGATCCCTCCCCCTCCTCGGGCGCGCAGGCCACCGCCACGGCGCCCCGCTCCTCCCTCGACCGCTTCTTCCACATCAGCGAGCGCGGCTCGACCGTGCCCCGCGAGATCCGCGGCGGTCTCGTCACCTTCTTCTCGATGTGCTACATCGTGGTGCTGAACCCGCTGATCATCGGCACCGTCCCGGACTCCACGGGCATGTATCTCGGCGGCGGCACCGAGCCGAACCTCCCCGCCGTCGCCGCCGGCACCGCGCTCATCGCAGGCATCCTGTCGATCTTCATGGGCGCCTGGGCGAAGTTCCCGCTCGCGCTCGCGGCGGGCCTGGGCCTGAACGCCTACCTCGCCTACTCCGTGGTGCCGCTGCCCGGCATGACCTGGGGCGGGGCGATGGGCCTGGTGGTCATCGAGGGCGTGGTCATCCTGATCCTCGTGCTCACCGGCTTCCGCAAGGCCGTGTTCGACGCGGTCCCGCCCTTCCTGAAGACCGCGATCGCCGTGGGCATCGGCCTGTTCATCGCGTTCCTCGGGCTGTACAACGCCCGCTTCGTCACCACCGCCGGGGGCACCCCCGTGCAGCTGGGCAACGACGGCTCCCTCACCGGCTGGCCGACCCTCGTGTTCGTCCTCGGGCTGGTGCTCATGTTCGTGCTGTGGGTGCGCAAGGTCCCCGGCGCGATCCTCATCTCCATCGTCACCGCCACCATGCTGTCGATCATCCTCGAGCGGGTCCTCCACCTCGGCGCCCACGCCTCGGTGGACGAGAACGGCCCCGGCAACCCCGGCGGCTGGGCGATGAACGTCCCCACCGTCTCCGAGTTCCCGATCCAGGTCCCCGACTTCGCGACCCTGTTCACCGTCGACCCGATCGGCGGCATCACCGCTGCCGGCGTGATCGGCGCGAGCGTCATCGTGTTCTCGCTGCTGTTGGCCGACTTCTTCGACACCATGGGCACCATGGTCGGCGTCGCCTCCGGCGCGGACCTCGTCGACGAGACGGGCGACATCCCCTACTCCCAGCGCATCCTCGTGGTCGACTCCGCGGCCGCGATCGCCGGCGGCATCGGCGGCGTCTCCTCCAACACCAGCTTCGTGGAGTCCACCTCCGGCGTCGCCGAGGGCGCCCGCACCGGCCTCGCCTCCGTGGTCGTCGGCATCCTCTTCCTGCTCTCGACGTTCCTCTCGCCGCTGGTCGCGATGGTGCCCTACGAGGCGGCGACCCCGGCGCTGGTCATGGTCGGGTTCCTGATGATGACCCAGATCACCGACATCGACTTCACCGATGTCGAGGTCGCGATCCCCGCCTTCCTCACGATCATCCTCATGCCCTTCGCGTACTCGATCACCGTGGGCATGGGCGCCGGCTTCATCATGTACGTGCTGATCAAGCTCGTGCGCGGCAAGGCCCGCTCGATCCACTGGCTCATGTACGTGATCGCCCTGATGTTCGTCGCGTACTTCCTGCGCGGCGCGGTCGAGGGCCTGCTGCTGTGA